From Drosophila subpulchrella strain 33 F10 #4 breed RU33 unplaced genomic scaffold, RU_Dsub_v1.1 Primary Assembly Seq354, whole genome shotgun sequence, the proteins below share one genomic window:
- the LOC119559874 gene encoding uncharacterized protein LOC119559874 yields MYSVERKYRNSINWVCSKNSNSALRCPARCVTNPESSTGIKLSHRHHNHPADSFKLHKRSRKRPGKRGSS; encoded by the coding sequence ATGTACTCCGTGGAGCGCAAGTACCGGAACAGCATCAACTGGGTCTGCTCCAAGAACAGCAACAGTGCGCTCCGCTGCCCGGCGAGGTGCGTCACCAATCCGGAAAGTAGCACCGGCATCAAGCTGAGCCACCGGCACCACAACCACCCGGCGGATTCCTTCAAACTGCACAAGCGTAGTCGGAAGCGACCTGGCAAGCGGGGCAGCAGCTAG
- the LOC119559872 gene encoding uncharacterized protein LOC119559872 isoform X1, with protein MLIKYRNYGGAGIYYLADHLGLSSCQSLLINTRSSHSKLCLADELEDDFKVHLPLLVSRKRKTLASHRKQNFDHLEVSFTRSNRGNNLLTIDGKPFTLNRRIKDVCYWECVKLRCKYIKCSARVVTKSNRISALRGLHNHP; from the coding sequence ATGTTAATAAAGTATAGAAACTATGGCGGCGCAGGCATATATTATTTGGCGGATCATCTTGGGCTGTCCAGTTGTCAGAGCCTCCTAATCAATACCCGTTCCTCCCACTCCAAATTGTGTCTTGCAGACGAACTGGAGGATGACTTCAAGGTGCACCTACCGCTGCTGGTGTCCAGGAAGAGGAAGACGCTGGCCAGCCACCGCAAGCAGAACTTCGACCACCTGGAGGTGAGCTTCACCAGGAGCAATCGGGGCAACAACCTGCTGACCATCGACGGGAAGCCCTTCACCCTCAACCGCCGGATCAAGGACGTCTGCTACTGGGAGTGCGTCAAGCTGCGCTGCAAGTACATCAAGTGCTCCGCCCGCGTGGTGACCAAGTCCAATCGGATCTCGGCTCTTCGCGGGCTCCACAACCATCCATAA
- the LOC119559872 gene encoding uncharacterized protein LOC119559872 isoform X2 gives MLIKYRNYGGAGIYYLADHLGLSSYELEDDFKVHLPLLVSRKRKTLASHRKQNFDHLEVSFTRSNRGNNLLTIDGKPFTLNRRIKDVCYWECVKLRCKYIKCSARVVTKSNRISALRGLHNHP, from the exons ATGTTAATAAAGTATAGAAACTATGGCGGCGCAGGCATATATTATTTGGCGGATCATCTTGGGCTGTCCAGTT ACGAACTGGAGGATGACTTCAAGGTGCACCTACCGCTGCTGGTGTCCAGGAAGAGGAAGACGCTGGCCAGCCACCGCAAGCAGAACTTCGACCACCTGGAGGTGAGCTTCACCAGGAGCAATCGGGGCAACAACCTGCTGACCATCGACGGGAAGCCCTTCACCCTCAACCGCCGGATCAAGGACGTCTGCTACTGGGAGTGCGTCAAGCTGCGCTGCAAGTACATCAAGTGCTCCGCCCGCGTGGTGACCAAGTCCAATCGGATCTCGGCTCTTCGCGGGCTCCACAACCATCCATAA
- the LOC119559873 gene encoding uncharacterized protein LOC119559873: MFLISRKGGTLLTINNFVYRSNLKFFGKKNDILYWECVQNRSVKCRSRLKTIGDDLYVTNDVHNHMGDNKRIEAAKAAGMLIHKKLSSLTAADKIQGSWKMESEVNLDQLPKM; the protein is encoded by the exons ATGTTCCTGATCAGCCGCAAGGGCGGCACTCTGCTGACCATCAACAACTTTGTCTACCGGTCCAATCTTAAGTTTTTCGGGaagaaaaatgatattctGTACTGGGAGTGCGTCCAAAACCGATCGGTCAAGTGCCGCAGCCGCTTGAAGACCATCGGAGATGATCTCTATGTAACCAATG ATGTGCACAACCACATGGGCGACAACAAGCGCATTGAGGCGGCCAAGGCGGCTGGGATGCTTATCCACAAAAAGTTGAGTTCCCTCACGGCCGCCGACAAAATACAGGGCTCCTGGAAAATGGAGAGCGAGGTCAATCTGGACCAGCTGCCCAAGATGTAA